Proteins encoded by one window of Arabidopsis thaliana chromosome 2, partial sequence:
- a CDS encoding Ubiquitin carboxyl-terminal hydrolase-related protein (Ubiquitin carboxyl-terminal hydrolase-related protein; FUNCTIONS IN: ubiquitin thiolesterase activity, zinc ion binding; INVOLVED IN: ubiquitin-dependent protein catabolic process; LOCATED IN: intracellular; CONTAINS InterPro DOMAIN/s: Protein of unknown function DUF627 (InterPro:IPR006866), Peptidase C19, ubiquitin carboxyl-terminal hydrolase 2 (InterPro:IPR001394), Zinc finger, C2H2-type (InterPro:IPR007087), Protein of unknown function DUF629 (InterPro:IPR006865); BEST Arabidopsis thaliana protein match is: Ubiquitin carboxyl-terminal hydrolase-related protein (TAIR:AT2G27650.1); Has 35333 Blast hits to 34131 proteins in 2444 species: Archae - 798; Bacteria - 22429; Metazoa - 974; Fungi - 991; Plants - 531; Viruses - 0; Other Eukaryotes - 9610 (source: NCBI BLink).), whose protein sequence is MESTTFLKDAVSVKLHAKAKELFANGDHIKALEIIEDMICVNKEDKNIWFLYSEQGYMFTKLSEKAENLDVDFTFKLGAVGCSSEHEKLLSLCAHGFHTLAHHIGSVMYYKKCLKKAKQCLSVSNQSEDSDSSVAQMSLHKNKTNKDLETLIKNAETAIALSKIGKLKGLLEEDDEPEVLESKSSSEPVKNEIKGLRSFWLGLNVKVKRDFMKVSIAKLTSFVQRVYDRPRQNALEQILVSAREDRKWTFWMCQNCSEKFSSAEECKKHLEQEHAAGFKPSKEMDMKRIGKDWARKISVGGWEPVDTGAAVEMIKNRLADVKAFSYKNGWSKEWPLASDDERGKLLKEIKNLLVMFRDLKILPCSVRDCVMQYPLRYFGELEVSKQSLVDSHLVETPQSICFLDCHELNKILNFLKRIKSERDDGIDVVSRAVDSILSSTRVKEKVDFDPQFSLLLLDRRLLKSNNAPINDEGTINVFDPNVYPKAPAQGDDIISWLTDYNSVEKTFPIPIRVHNLDIWVAVLRAVQFTCRTLETKYAKKVQVFNYSVALTAVEDLCISEDERRRNLQEDQWNSYASLLSDRCEEGVLRNSLTTKLFVCAVRDVLEGASDLTFEFPDFEECMNLIRGRKSLSDDIVLKSIAFLKILAHTKVMLIDSKILLIDKSRISLLNDLTRLSVFDNRTYLLELLKNFLLNEIIIMASKAKLDAAAAAEADLLLEEEKKSQSKKRKNTSKKKTSTSISSPLSKTVEHKSSDILEPESTSPSLGKVEEDSMEPDATLSSERGRLEISPNTVNQEEVTQNIPVEDSQSEHLESALRDAATRYNSALDMTLKALLNIQILKEDLMQPFQDHPEEHVPPALRNFFTAIVSDGINVEGVYSCLLRDLLASLEEVISMSSDAAEVLVTILESWHCWKNAERESLVTRLFTLEENERMSCRKCRKKPNYPEQSSYGIVMAADSIRDLKCALGNIEFVDILKVIRMDYTMLCDVKTGGCGITNLVHHILSKCPPVFIIVLEWEKSETEKEISETTKALYWEIDISRMYEGLKPNTKYRLVSMVGCGVEEEEHICIAYENNRWFNLRHDALTREDVGNWKSVVGFCEERKVRPEILFYEATGSIDSLN, encoded by the exons ATGGAGTCTACTACTTTCCTGAAAGATGCTGTGAGCGTAAAACTCCACGCAAAGGCAAAAGAACTCTTCGCTAATGGAGATCACATCAAGGCCTTGGAGATAATCGAAGATATGATTTGTGTCAATAAGGAAGACAAGAACATATGGTTTCTTTATTCGGAACAAGGTTACATGTTTACGAAACTATCGGAAAAAGCAGAGAACCTTGACGTTGATTTCACATTCAAGTTAGGTGCTGTTGGATGTTCTTCGGAACATGAGAAGTTATTAAGTTTGTGTGCACATGGATTCCACACTTTGGCTCACCATATTGGGTCAGTGATGTATTACAAAAAGTGTttgaagaaagcaaaacagTGCTTATCTGTTTCTAACCAGAGTGAAGACTCGGATTCTTCTGTTGCTCAAATGAGTTTACATAAGAACAAAACGAATAAAGATCTGGAGACTTTAATCAAAAATGCAGAGACCGCGATTGCTCTTTCCAAGATTGGAAAACTGAAAGGTTTActagaagaagacgatgagcCAGAAGTTTTGGAGTCAAAGAGTAGTTCAGAGCCGGTTAAGAACGAGATTAAAGGCTTGAGGTCGTTTTGGTTAGGTTTGAATGTTAAGGTCAAAAGGGATTTTATGAAAGTAAGCATTGCAAAGCTTACAAGTTTTGTCCAGAGAGTATATGACAGACCGAGACAAAATGCTTTGGAGCAAATTCTTGTTTCTGCCAGGGAAGACAGAAAATGGACATTCTGGATGTGCCAAAACTGTTCAGAGAAGTTCTCTAGTGCGGAAGAATGTAAGAAACATCTTGAACAAGAACATGCTGCAGGTTTTAAACCTTCTAAGGAAATGGATATGAAGAGGATAGGGAAAGACTGGGCTCGTAAGATATCTGTTGGAGGTTGGGAACCAGTGGATACAGGAGCTGCCGTTGAAATGATCAAAAATCGGCTCGCAGATGTGAAAGCGTTTTCATATAAGAATGGATGGTCCAAAGAATGGCCTTTAGCTTCTGATGACGAGCGCGGTAAGTTACTCAAGGAAATCAAAAATCTCCTTGTGATGTTTCGTGACCTCAAAATTCTCCCTTGTAGTGTTCGAGACTGTGTGATGCAATATCCTTTACGGTATTTTGGAGAACTTGAAGTTTCCAAACAGAGTCTTGTCGATTCTCACCTAGTGGAAACACCTCAGAGTATATGTTTTCTGGATTGTCATGAACTCAATAAAATCCTAAACTTTCTAAAACGCATCAAGTCTGAAAGGGATGATGGTATTGATGTCGTTTCCAGAGCAGTGGACAGTATCTTGAGTTCTACTCGAGTTAAAGAAAAGGTTGACTTTGACCCTCAGTTTTCATTGCTGCTTCTGGATAGAAGACTGCTTAAAAGCAATAATGCTCCAATCAATGATGAAGGAACAATCAATGTTTTTGATCCCAATGTCTACCCCAAGGCACCAGCTCAGGGAGATGATATCATATCCTGGTTAACTGACTACAATTCAGTAGAGAAGACTTTTCCCATACCTATCAGGGTACATAATCTTGATATCTGGGTGGCTGTTCTGAGAGCTGTTCAGTTCACATGTAGAACCCTGGAAACCAAATATGCAAAGAAAGTGCAGGTATTCAATTATTCTGTAGCTCTTACTGCCGTTGAAGACTTGTGTATAAGCGAAGATGAAAGGAGAAGGAATCTTCAGGAAGATCAGTGGAACAGCTATGCATCTCTTCTATCTGACAGATGCGAAGAGGGAGTCCTAAGAAATTCCCTCACTACCAAATTATTTGTGTGTGCAGTACGAGATGTTCTCGAAGGCGCATCGGATCTGACATTTGAGTTCCCCGATTTTGAAGAATGCATGAATCTTATACGTGGGCGTAAAAGTCTCAGCGATGATATAGTGTTAAAGTCAATAGCCTTTCTGAAAATACTGGCACATACCAAG GTTATGCTAATCGATTCAAAGATTTTGCTGATTGATAAATCAAGGATTAGTTTGCTGAATGACCTCACCAGGCTTTCTGTTTTTGACAACCGCACTTATCTCCTTGAACTGCTGAAAAATTTCTTGCTG aatgaaattattattatggCATCCAAAGCCAAGTTAgatgcagcagcagcagcagaagcAGATCTTTTACtcgaggaggagaagaagtcACAgtcaaagaagaggaaaaataCAAGCAAAAAG AAAACTTCAACGAGCATCTCTAGTCCTCTTTCTAAGACTGTTGAACA TAAATCATCTGACATCCTTGAACCGGAAAGCACGTCTCCATCACTAGGGAAGGTGGAAGAAGATTCTATGGAACCAGATGCCACTCTTTCAAGTGAAAGGGGTCGATTGGAAATCTCACCCAACACAGTCAACCAAGAGGAAG TTACGCAAAACATTCCTGTAGAAGATTCACAGTCGGAACATTTAGAGTCAGCTCTTAGAGACGCTGCAACCAGATACAATTCAGCTCTTGACATGACGCTGAAG GCCCTTTTGAACATTCAAATTCtcaaagaagatttgatgCAACCATTTCAAGACCACCCGGAAGAACACGTTCCTCCTGCACTACGAAATTTCTTTACTGCTATTGTGTCAGATGGGATCAATGTTGAGGGAGTCTACAGCTGCCTCTTGCGTGACTTACTTGCTTCCCTAGAAGAAGTTATTTCCATG TCGAGTGATGCTGCTGAGGTTCTTGTAACCATCCTTGAGTCTTGGCATTGCTGGAAGAATGCTGAAAGGGAAAGCTTGGTAACTCGCCTTTTTACGTTggaggaaaatgaaagaatgaGTTGTAGAAAATGcagaaagaaaccaaattatCCAGAGCAAAGTTCATATGGCATTGTTATGGCTGCAGATTCTATCAGAGACTTGAAG TGTGCTCTTGGGAATATAGAGTTTGTGGATATCCTTAAGGTGATCCGGATGGATTATACAATGCTATGCGATGTTAAAACCGGAGGCTGTGGAATAACAAACCTTGTTCATCACATCTTAAGTAAATGTCCACCTGTCTTCATAATCG TGTTAGAATGGGAGAAGagtgaaactgaaaaagaaatatcagaAACAACAAAGGCTTTATACTGGGAGATAGATATCAGCAGGATGTACGAAGGATTGAAACCAAACACTAAGTACCGGCTTGTGTCAATG GTTGGTTGTggtgtagaagaagaagaacacattTGCATAGCTTATGAAAATAATCGGTGGTTCAATCTCAGACATGATGCTTTAACAAGAGAG GATGTTGGTAACTGGAAAAGTGTGGTTGGATTCTGTGAAGAGAGAAAGGTTCGGCCAGAGATTCTGTTTTATGAAGCTACCGGCTCGATCGATAGCCTAAACTAA
- a CDS encoding Ubiquitin carboxyl-terminal hydrolase-related protein (Ubiquitin carboxyl-terminal hydrolase-related protein; FUNCTIONS IN: ubiquitin thiolesterase activity, zinc ion binding; INVOLVED IN: ubiquitin-dependent protein catabolic process; LOCATED IN: intracellular; EXPRESSED IN: 10 plant structures; EXPRESSED DURING: 6 growth stages; CONTAINS InterPro DOMAIN/s: Protein of unknown function DUF627 (InterPro:IPR006866), Peptidase C19, ubiquitin carboxyl-terminal hydrolase 2 (InterPro:IPR001394), Zinc finger, C2H2-type (InterPro:IPR007087), Protein of unknown function DUF629 (InterPro:IPR006865); BEST Arabidopsis thaliana protein match is: Ubiquitin carboxyl-terminal hydrolase-related protein (TAIR:AT2G27630.1); Has 35333 Blast hits to 34131 proteins in 2444 species: Archae - 798; Bacteria - 22429; Metazoa - 974; Fungi - 991; Plants - 531; Viruses - 0; Other Eukaryotes - 9610 (source: NCBI BLink).), with the protein MKRTTFLEDAERVKLYNDARALFANGDHIKALEIIEDIILVHKEDEKSWILHSEQGEMFNDLAGKAENPYVDFTYMLGSVGCYSKDVLLSRPWAHGLHYLAQESGSVMYYKKCVNVAKQGLSVTFPDASESFAQLLLENLKNDMKENLETLIKDAESNIADSKTVELKGLLQQDFEPEVLESKKRPELVKNEFKGLRSFWLGLDVNVKRDFMKVSIAKLIGFVKGVHHRPGRDALKQILDSAKEDRKWTFWMCRTKCSKKFSSAEECKNHLEKEHAADYKPFSEMDMAKRIGKDWTRKISLGSWEPVDIAAAVEMIKNRLPEVKAFSYKNGWSKEWPLAEDEERSKLLKEIKFFLVMFCDLKILPCSIRDWMKRYSVTHLKNLNVSEQSLVDSHLVDTPQSICFLECHKLSYILNLLKRIKCERDDGTNLVRRAVDSILDSTRSKEKIDFDPQFSFLLLDRRLLKSNNGPFVDEGEINVFDPNVHYAKAHAQGDDIVSWLTDYNSVEKTFPRPIREHNLDIWVAVLRAVQFTCRTFGTKYAKKVQLFDYLAAIVAAEKLCKSEYERRRKLKEDQWNSYASLLCDKCEECFSRKNFLKRKLFLSVVRDILEEASDLTFDLPDIEGCMNLIREHKSLNDDIVLKSLICLNSVVIFKILLIDSKILLVDNSRISLLNNLTRLSLFDNRTYILQLLKPFLLNEIVNMESKAKSDAAVADLLLEEEKKNPKPSPIQSKKKKNTSKKRNSTSMSSPLSKPGEHLEPETTSPTVEEDSMELGDTVNQEEVMKNMLGEDSQSEHLESALSEASARYNSALDMTLKALLNIKILKEDLMHNMQPLQHHLEDQVPSVLQNFFTAFVSEEIKTEGVYSYLLSDLLALLEEVLSMSSGAAEVLVAILEFWHCWKNAERESLVTRLFTLEEKERMSCRKCRKKPNYPEQSSYGIVMAADSIRDLKCALGNIEFVDILKVIRMDYTMLCDIKNGGCGIANFIHHIISKCPPIFTIVLEWEKSETEKEISETTKAFEWEIDISRLYAGLEPKTNYRLASMVGCDEKQEHICIAYEKNRWVNLRRDALAGEDVGNWKSVVRFCGERKVRPEILFYEVVRSMA; encoded by the exons ATGAAACGTACTACTTTTCTGGAAGATGCTGAGAGAGTAAAACTCTACAACGATGCAAGAGCTCTCTTCGCTAATGGAGATCACATCAAAGCCTTGGAGATAATCGAAGATATAATTTTAGTCCATAAGGAAGACGAGAAATCGTGGATTCTTCATAGCGAACAAGGTGAGATGTTCAATGATCTAGCGGGAAAAGCAGAGAACCCTTACGTTGATTTCACATACATGTTGGGTTCTGTAGGATGTTATTCGAAAGATGTGTTGTTATCACGACCTTGGGCACATGGACTCCACTATTTGGCTCAAGAGTCTGGGTCAGTCATGTATTACAAGAAATGTGTGAATGTAGCAAAACAGGGTTTATCTGTTACTTTCCCAGATGCCTCTGAATCTTTTGCTCAATTGCTTTTGGAAAACCTAAAGAATGATATGAAGGAAAACCTGGAGACTTTAATCAAAGATGCAGAGTCCAATATCGCTGATTCCAAGACTGTAGAACTAAAGGGTTTACTACAACAAGACTTTGAGCCAGAAGTTTTGGAGTCAAAGAAAAGACCAGAGCTGGTTAAGAATGAGTTTAAAGGATTGAGGTCGTTTTGGTTAGGTTTGGATGTTAACGTCAAAAGGGATTTCATGAAAGTAAGCATTGCAAAGCTTATAGGTTTTGTCAAGGGAGTACATCATAGACCGGGACGAGATGCTTTGAAGCAAATTCTCGATTCTGCCAAGGAAGACAGAAAATGGACATTTTGGATGTGCCGAACTAAATGTTCGAAGAAGTTCTCTAGTGCTGAAGAATGTAAGAATCATCTTGAAAAAGAACATGCTGCAGATTATAAACCTTTTTCGGAAATGGATATGGCCAAAAGGATAGGGAAAGACTGGACTCGTAAGATATCGCTTGGAAGTTGGGAACCAGTGGATATAGCAGCTGCAGTTGAAATGATCAAAAATCGGCTCCCAGAGGTGAAAGCGTTTTCATATAAGAATGGATGGTCCAAAGAATGGCCTTTAGCTGAGGATGAAGAGCGCAGTAAGTTACTCAAGGAAATCAAGTTTTTCCTTGTGATGTTCTGTGACCTTAAAATCCTCCCTTGTAGCATTCGAGACTGGATGAAGCGTTATTCGGTTACGCATCTTAAAAATCTTAACGTTTCCGAACAAAGTCTTGTCGATTCTCACCTAGTGGATACACCTCAGAGTATTTGTTTTCTGGAATGTCATAAACTCAGTTATATCCTAAACCTACTGAAACGCATCAAGTGTGAAAGGGATGATGGTACAAATCTAGTTCGCAGAGCAGTCGACAGTATCTTGGATTCTACTCGATCTAAGGAAAAGATTGACTTTGACCCGCAGTTCTCATTTCTGCTTCTGGACAGAAGATTGCTGAAAAGCAATAATGGTCCCTTTGTTGATGAAGGGGAGATCAATGTTTTCGATCCCAATGTTCACTACGCCAAGGCACATGCTCAAGGAGATGATATCGTATCATGGTTAACTGACTACAATTCAGTAGAGAAGACTTTTCCTAGACCTATCAGGGAGCATAATCTTGATATCTGGGTGGCTGTTCTGAGAGCTGTTCAGTTCACATGTAGGACTTTCGGAACCAAATATGCAAAGAAAGTGCAGCTCTTTGATTATTTGGCAGCCATTGTTGCCGCCGAGAAATTGTGTAAGAGCGAATatgaaaggagaagaaagcttAAAGAAGATCAGTGGAACAGCTATGCATCTCTCCTATGCGATAAATGTGAAGAATGTTTCTCCAGAAAAAATTTCCTCaagagaaaattatttttgtctgTAGTGAGAGATATTCTCGAAGAAGCTTCGGATTTGACATTTGATCTCCCCGATATTGAAGGTTGCATGAATCTTATAAGGGAGCATAAAAGTCTCAACGATGATATAGTGCTGAAGTCCTTAATATGTCTGAACTCAGTGGTCATCTTCAAG ATTTTGCTAATCGATTCAAAGATTTTGCTGGTTGATAATTCAAGGATTAGTTTGCTGAACAACCTCACCAGGCTTTCTTTATTTGACAACCGCACTTACATCCTTCAACTACTGAAACCTTTCTTGCTG AATGAAATTGTGAATATGGAATCCAAAGCCAAGTCAGATGCAGCAGTAGCAGATCTTTTACtcgaggaggagaagaagaatccaaagCCAAGTCCGATAcagtcaaagaagaagaaaaatacaagcAAAAAG AGAAATTCAACGAGCATGTCTAGTCCTCTCTCTAAGCCTGGTGAACA CCTTGAACCGGAAACTACGTCTCCAACAGTGGAGGAAGATTCTATGGAACTAGGTGATACTGTCAATCAAGAGGAAG TTATGAAAAACATGCTTGGAGAAGATTCACAGTCGGAACATTTAGAATCAGCACTTAGTGAAGCTTCAGCCAGATACAATTCAGCTCTTGACATGACGCTGAag GCCCTCTTGAACATTAAGATACtcaaagaagatttgatgCACAATATGCAACCGTTACAACACCACCTGGAAGACCAAGTTCCTTCCGTGCTACAAAATTTCTTTACTGCTTTTGTGTCAGAGGAGATAAAAACTGAGGGAGTCTACAGTTACCTCTTGAGCGACTTACTTGCTCTCCTAGAAGAAGTTCTTTCCATG TCGAGTGGTGCTGCTGAGGTTCTTGTAGCCATCCTTGAGTTTTGGCATTGCTGGAAGAATGCTGAAAGAGAAAGCCTGGTAACTCGTCTTTTTACGTTGgaggaaaaggaaagaatGAGTTGTAGAAAATGcagaaagaaaccaaactatCCAGAGCAAAGTTCTTATGGCATTGTTATGGCTGCAGATTCTATCAGAGACTTGAAG TGTGCTCTTGGGAATATAGAGTTTGTGGATATCCTTAAGGTGATCCGGATGGATTATACAATGCTATGTGACATTAAAAACGGAGGCTGTGGAATAGCAAACTTTATTCATCACATTATAAGTAAATGCCCACCTATCTTCACAATTG TGTTAGAGTGGGAAAAGagtgaaactgaaaaagaaatatctgaaacaacaaaagcttttGAGTGGGAGATAGATATCAGCAGACTGTACGCAGGCTTAGAACCAAAAACTAACTACCGGCTTGCGTCAATG GTTGGTTGTGATGAAAAACAGGAGCACATTTGCATAGCTTATGAAAAGAACCGTTGGGTCAATCTCAGACGTGATGCTTTAGCAGGAGAG GATGTTGGTAACTGGAAGAGTGTGGTTAGATTCTGTGGAGAAAGAAAGGTTCGGCCAGAGATTCTGTTTTACGAAGTTGTCCGATCAATGGCCTGA
- a CDS encoding Cysteine/Histidine-rich C1 domain family protein (Cysteine/Histidine-rich C1 domain family protein; FUNCTIONS IN: zinc ion binding; LOCATED IN: chloroplast; EXPRESSED IN: 12 plant structures; EXPRESSED DURING: 9 growth stages; CONTAINS InterPro DOMAIN/s: DC1 (InterPro:IPR004146), Zinc finger, ZZ-type (InterPro:IPR000433), C1-like (InterPro:IPR011424); BEST Arabidopsis thaliana protein match is: Cysteine/Histidine-rich C1 domain family protein (TAIR:AT2G44400.1); Has 12415 Blast hits to 4315 proteins in 441 species: Archae - 16; Bacteria - 8002; Metazoa - 1069; Fungi - 491; Plants - 2227; Viruses - 23; Other Eukaryotes - 587 (source: NCBI BLink).), translated as MGKPTTQNNSFINHFSHPHRLQLTPATSSPPCSACKLTGGNGRVYSCRPCNFSLHESCSKMKQVITHPSHPSHTLSLLVAPVYDGGYFNCDGCGIHGTGFSYQCSVCDFDIHALCAYKPLSIIHKSHPQHNLKLAFQSPYGANKGFSCDICRKIGKNQWLYRCIPCEFDAHVGCITGPNPHLLQHSTSAPNPHTHHAGHPQHQNSLPVPNQGSNRVRPMPMTRPNRTINPNRPIAQNAAVNGPRRQNNNLGYNAQVGPNGPNELTGQGSMDGSGYNGSASATNKEFDVDVDVDVDVDVDVDVDVEVEYEGDVYVEEANDEGEDVDGNDEGEDVDGNGLEIVACVDNLSVAYSESDFGSSSDARSQCNDLSDADLYPLSLDNTQGPRPVRMNQGSGGGRKKNTNQNGQASRSKKIVGNGPRGGLQGSNSPIQSPRGPQTRRVQNVRNNPTRGRGGAVSVRVNRPRDPSAFIAPQGFNGPSGGPSNAIDSGANNDNYNEVEGTDVYVGEDNVGYEESYGGGDGDCDFEVGGDFGDEGYDQSYDDNYGENDFESYSDITGGSESMYEDGESYGTMNDSQYSGFNEEPNNQYAPMVGPVGGPGMNNQNQYGQNGRPRNVGMYGRGGTNMNRYGNVNQGANRMQPRTMGGRPLQYRPNGRPNMANGGVPNGPLGLGTPMLMNTMVQGLCQSFGMNMLIGGGGDANGGAGDGGGGGFFGGETEF; from the coding sequence atggGGAAGCCAACGACTCAAAACAATAGCTTTATTAACCATTTCAGCCACCCCCACCGCCTTCAACTAACCCCGGCGACGTCATCACCACCGTGCTCCGCCTGCAAACTCACCGGAGGTAACGGCCGGGTTTACTCATGTAGGCCATGCAACTTCTCTCTCCATGAGTCGTGTAGCAAGATGAAGCAGGTAATAACACATCCCTCTCACCCTTCGCATACGCTTAGCCTGCTCGTGGCTCCTGTCTACGATGGTGGATACTTCAACTGTGACGGTTGTGGCATCCACGGGACGGGTTTTAGTTACCAATGCTCTGTATGCGACTTCGACATCCACGCGCTTTGTGCTTACAAGCCGCTCTCAATCATCCACAAGTCTCATCCGCAACACAATCTTAAACTCGCGTTTCAATCTCCATATGGCGCTAATAAAGGTTTCTCTTGCGACATCTGTCGTAAGATTGGGAAGAACCAGTGGCTTTACCGGTGCATCCCCTGCGAATTCGATGCTCATGTCGGTTGTATCACTGGTCCTAATCCTCACCTCCTTCAACATAGTACTTCCGCACCTAATCCTCATACTCATCATGCCGGTCACCCTCAACATCAAAACTCGCTTCCTGTGCCTAATCAAGGCAGTAACAGGGTCAGGCCCATGCCTATGACAAGGCCCAATAGGACCATTAATCCTAATAGGCCTATAGCTCAAAACGCGGCTGTCAATGGACCAAGAAGACAGAACAACAACTTGGGTTATAATGCTCAGGTTGGGCCTAATGGACCAAATGAACTTACTGGTCAAGGATCAATGGATGGGAGTGGTTACAATGGTAGTGCAAGTGCAACGAATAAAGAGTTTGATGTTGATGTcgatgttgatgttgatgttgatgttgatgtcGATGTCGATGTCGAGGTTGAATATGAAGGTGATGTGTATGTTGAAGAGGCTAATGACGAGGGAGAAGACGTTGATGGTAACGACGAGGGAGAAGATGTTGATGGTAACGGGCTTGAAATTGTGGCTTGTGTCGATAATTTAAGTGTTGCTTATAGTGAGAGTGATTTTGGAAGCAGTAGTGATGCTCGTAGCCAATGTAATGATTTGTCTGATGCTGATCTATATCCACTGTCTCTGGATAACACACAAGGACCAAGACCGGTTCGTATGAACCAAGGCTCGGGTGGCGGAAGGAAGAAAAACACGAACCAGAATGGTCAGGCTTCTCGGTCTAAGAAAATAGTTGGTAATGGCCCACGTGGTGGGCTTCAAGGATCCAACAGTCCAATACAAAGCCCTAGAGGACCTCAAACTAGAAGGGTACAAAATGTTCGTAATAATCCAACAAGAGGTCGTGGTGGGGCTGTGAGTGTAAGAGTTAATAGACCTCGTGACCCATCTGCATTTATTGCACCTCAAGGATTTAATGGGCCGAGTGGTGGACCCTCCAATGCAATAGATAGTGGTGCCAACAATGATAACTACAACGAAGTCGAAGGCACTGATGTCTATGTTGGTGAAGATAATGTTGGTTACGAGGAGAgttatggtggtggtgatggtgattgTGACTTTGAAGTTGGAGGTGACTTCGGTGATGAGGGCTATGATCAGTCTTATGATGACAATTATGGTGAAAATGATTTCGAAAGCTATAGCGACATCACTGGAGGAAGTGAGTCTATGTATGAAGATGGTGAATCTTACGGGACTATGAATGATTCACAATATAGTGGTTTCAATGAAGAGCCCAATAACCAGTATGCACCCATGGTTGGGCCGGTTGGTGGACCAGGAATGAATAACCAGAACCAATACGGTCAAAATGGTAGGCCGAGGAATGTGGGCATGTATGGAAGAGGTGGTACAAACATGAACAGATATGGGAACGTGAACCAAGGTGCAAATAGGATGCAACCGAGAACTATGGGTGGTCGACCTCTCCAATATAGGCCCAATGGAAGACCTAACATGGCAAATGGAGGAGTACCCAATGGACCTCTAGGACTTGGCACTCCAATGTTGATGAATACAATGGTGCAAGGTTTATGCCAAAGCTTTGGGATGAACATGCTCATTGGTGGTGGCGGTGATGCTAATGGTGGAGCGggtgatggtggtggaggaggctTTTTTGGTGGTGAAACAGAATTctaa